A window of the Candidatus Brocadiaceae bacterium genome harbors these coding sequences:
- a CDS encoding type II toxin-antitoxin system HicB family antitoxin, translating into MDINLTAVFEKSPYGYIGYVEELPGANTQGETLEETKANLIEAVQLVLESNRQLTEEENRGKALIKEPFGVQEMVSHL; encoded by the coding sequence ATGGACATTAATTTAACTGCTGTATTTGAAAAATCACCTTATGGTTATATTGGTTATGTTGAAGAGCTTCCAGGGGCAAATACTCAAGGTGAAACTTTGGAAGAAACAAAAGCCAATCTCATTGAAGCTGTCCAATTGGTGCTTGAATCTAATCGCCAATTAACTGAGGAAGAAAACCGAGGAAAAGCATTAATTAAAGAACCATTTGGTGTTCAGGAAATGGTGTCACATCTT
- a CDS encoding DUF3536 domain-containing protein: MERYICIHGHFYQPPRENPWLEDVELQDTAYPYHDWNERITKECYASNATSRILDVDGIIVDIVNIYSKISFNFGPTLLSWMEKHKPEVYQAILDADKLSRKIFSGHGSALAQIYNHMIMPLANKRDKYTQVIWGLKDFQSRFGRDAEGMWLPETAVNTETLEVLAELGIKFTVLAPRQARKIKRLGGHEWRSMENGGIDPTTPYLCRLPSGKSIVLFFYDGPISQDIAFGELMKNGEAFASRLLSAFTDNRNWPQLVHIATDGETYGHHHINGDMALAYCLYHIESKNLAKITNYGEYLDKCPPIFEAEIIENTSWSCIHGIERWKNNCGCCSGAHPGWTQDWRAPLRSAMDTLRDRLVSLYETEAGKYFKDPWHARNDYIEIVLNRTEDEVKQFLQRHTYSEPPKDEVTRMLKLLEMQRNAMLMYTSCGWFFDEISGIETVQIIQYAARAIQLAEDISVIAIEPEYRALLKDIRSNVPHCENGDKIYELYVAPCKLDLFHVCAHYAISSLFDELQEDTTLYCFLVQTEKYERLFAGRLKLAIGKMKVISNITWDEAFISFAVLHLGDHNVNGGVKIFVSDDAFSQMSSDIKTAFDRGEVPEVIRLMDKHFGTNNYSLWHLFKDKKRIILDQILQSSMKEIEVSFRQIYENNHSLMNFFQYLNTPPPKPIVITAEYTVNTDLKNIFLEEEFSLDMLANLINEVERWSYAIDRGAICFAATEWINARMETLRREPSNTSLIERVEYVLKSLQILSIKLDLWEAQNTYFHIGKNIYHTMKEKSLTEDPGNKTRFEAFRKLGYYLGVKVS, translated from the coding sequence ATGGAAAGATATATTTGTATTCACGGCCATTTTTATCAGCCTCCACGGGAAAATCCCTGGCTGGAAGATGTTGAACTGCAGGACACCGCATATCCGTACCATGACTGGAATGAGCGAATCACCAAGGAATGTTACGCGTCTAACGCCACGTCTCGGATTCTTGATGTTGATGGAATAATAGTCGATATTGTCAATATCTATTCAAAGATAAGTTTTAACTTTGGCCCCACACTGCTTTCATGGATGGAAAAGCATAAACCAGAAGTCTACCAGGCAATTCTCGACGCCGACAAATTGAGCAGAAAGATTTTTTCCGGGCATGGCTCCGCATTGGCGCAAATCTACAATCACATGATTATGCCCCTTGCCAATAAAAGAGACAAGTATACGCAGGTGATATGGGGATTAAAGGATTTCCAATCAAGATTCGGAAGAGACGCGGAAGGGATGTGGCTTCCGGAAACTGCCGTAAATACTGAAACCCTTGAGGTGTTGGCGGAGCTTGGGATAAAATTCACGGTGCTTGCGCCGCGACAGGCCAGGAAAATAAAAAGACTGGGGGGGCATGAATGGAGGAGTATGGAAAATGGAGGGATAGATCCTACTACCCCGTATCTTTGCAGGCTTCCCTCGGGAAAAAGCATCGTTCTCTTTTTTTATGACGGGCCAATTTCACAGGATATCGCCTTCGGCGAGTTAATGAAAAATGGCGAAGCGTTCGCGTCAAGGCTGCTTTCCGCGTTTACCGATAACAGGAACTGGCCACAATTGGTGCACATTGCGACGGATGGAGAGACATACGGACATCATCATATCAATGGTGATATGGCCCTGGCGTACTGCCTCTATCACATAGAATCAAAAAATCTGGCAAAAATAACGAATTACGGTGAGTACCTCGACAAGTGCCCGCCGATATTCGAGGCTGAAATAATAGAAAATACTTCATGGAGTTGTATTCATGGGATTGAAAGATGGAAAAACAATTGCGGTTGCTGTTCAGGCGCCCATCCAGGCTGGACACAGGATTGGCGCGCCCCTTTAAGGTCGGCAATGGATACCTTACGGGACAGGCTGGTGTCTCTGTATGAAACTGAAGCGGGCAAATATTTCAAGGACCCATGGCATGCGAGAAACGACTATATCGAAATTGTCCTGAACAGGACGGAGGATGAGGTCAAACAATTTCTCCAAAGACACACGTATTCAGAACCGCCAAAAGATGAAGTGACAAGAATGCTGAAACTCCTTGAAATGCAGCGGAATGCCATGTTGATGTACACCAGTTGCGGATGGTTTTTCGACGAAATTTCCGGCATTGAAACAGTGCAGATCATCCAGTATGCGGCAAGGGCGATTCAGCTTGCTGAAGATATTTCCGTCATTGCCATCGAACCGGAATACCGGGCCCTTTTAAAAGACATAAGGAGCAATGTGCCACACTGTGAAAACGGCGATAAAATATACGAATTATACGTGGCTCCATGTAAACTGGATCTGTTTCATGTCTGCGCTCACTATGCCATTTCCTCTCTTTTTGACGAATTGCAGGAAGATACCACATTGTATTGTTTTTTGGTGCAGACGGAAAAATATGAACGATTATTTGCCGGGAGATTAAAGCTTGCCATAGGAAAAATGAAGGTGATTTCCAATATTACCTGGGATGAGGCGTTTATCAGTTTTGCGGTGCTTCATCTCGGAGATCACAATGTAAACGGCGGGGTAAAAATTTTTGTGAGTGATGACGCCTTTTCACAGATGAGCTCCGATATAAAAACCGCCTTTGACAGGGGAGAGGTGCCCGAAGTGATACGACTCATGGATAAACACTTTGGAACAAATAACTACTCATTGTGGCACCTGTTTAAGGATAAAAAGAGGATCATACTAGATCAGATATTACAGTCCTCCATGAAGGAAATAGAGGTTTCATTCAGGCAGATTTACGAGAATAATCATTCCCTGATGAATTTTTTCCAATATCTCAACACGCCGCCGCCGAAACCCATAGTCATCACCGCCGAGTATACGGTAAATACCGATCTGAAGAACATTTTTCTGGAGGAAGAATTCAGCCTTGACATGTTGGCAAATTTGATCAATGAAGTGGAGCGTTGGTCATATGCCATCGACAGAGGAGCCATCTGTTTTGCCGCTACTGAATGGATCAACGCGCGCATGGAAACCCTGCGCAGGGAACCAAGCAATACTTCCTTGATCGAAAGAGTAGAATATGTATTAAAATCTTTACAAATTCTATCCATAAAATTAGACTTATGGGAAGCGCAAAATACGTATTTTCATATCGGCAAAAATATCTATCATACCATGAAGGAAAAGTCATTAACGGAAGACCCCGGTAACAAAACACGGTTTGAGGCCTTTAGAAAGCTTGGGTATTATTTAGGGGTGAAGGTTTCGTAA
- the treZ gene encoding malto-oligosyltrehalose trehalohydrolase produces the protein MKIGAQYLGNGTCEFAVWAPLLKSVAVKFVSPGERLIPLKKEEKGYWKARAEGVHPGDRYFYQLNGKTDRPDPASCFQPDGVHQPSQVVDFNSFKWDDGDWKEIELSRFIMYELHVGTFTTEGTFDAIVPRLNALKDLGVNAIELMPIAQFPGERNWGYDGAYLFAAQNSYGGPGGLMNLVNECHKRGIAVILDVVYNHLGPEGNYLSEYGPYFTDKYHTPWGKAINFDDAYSDEVRSFFIQNALFWFQNYHIDALRLDAIHGIYDMGAKHILEELKDKTDELSVKNKKKYYLIAESNLNDTKITRAKEAGGYGLDSQWCDDFHHSLHTLLTGEQTGYYCDFRGIDHMVKSLREGFAYSGEYSSFRKRRHGNSSRDCPASQFVVFSQNHDQIGNRMLGERFSTLLSFEALKLAAGVTLFSPYVPLLFMGEEYGEEAPFLYFVSHSDEHLIEAVRRGRKHEFHTFQWKGEPPDPQDSETFLRSKLRWEKRETGQHKTLLDFYKRLIHLRKTIPDLSNPDKDKLSVCGLETEKVVFLQRGEGKGNALTIFNFNGADLLLKSPFQENRWKLIIDSSDGMWGGPGSLLRKKVELHPEIALRKHSFITFIKE, from the coding sequence ATGAAAATTGGGGCACAGTATCTGGGAAACGGGACGTGCGAATTTGCGGTCTGGGCGCCTCTTCTGAAAAGTGTCGCGGTTAAATTTGTTTCACCCGGAGAAAGACTGATCCCCTTGAAGAAAGAAGAAAAAGGATATTGGAAGGCCCGCGCTGAAGGAGTACATCCGGGGGACCGTTATTTTTATCAGCTTAACGGGAAAACAGACAGGCCTGATCCCGCGTCATGCTTTCAGCCTGACGGCGTGCATCAGCCATCGCAGGTAGTGGATTTTAACTCCTTCAAATGGGATGACGGCGATTGGAAAGAGATAGAATTATCCCGGTTTATCATGTACGAGCTTCATGTCGGCACATTTACAACAGAGGGCACGTTTGACGCAATAGTTCCGAGGTTGAACGCTTTAAAGGACCTGGGTGTTAATGCTATCGAATTAATGCCCATCGCTCAATTTCCGGGGGAAAGAAACTGGGGTTATGACGGAGCCTATCTCTTCGCGGCACAAAACTCCTATGGAGGGCCCGGAGGACTTATGAATCTGGTCAATGAATGTCACAAGCGGGGAATAGCGGTAATTCTTGACGTGGTGTACAATCATCTTGGTCCGGAAGGAAATTATCTGTCGGAATACGGCCCGTATTTTACCGATAAATATCACACGCCGTGGGGAAAGGCAATCAACTTTGATGATGCCTATAGCGACGAAGTGAGATCGTTTTTTATCCAGAACGCGCTGTTCTGGTTTCAAAACTATCATATAGACGCCCTGCGGCTTGATGCGATTCATGGTATTTATGATATGGGAGCAAAACATATTTTAGAGGAATTAAAGGATAAGACGGATGAACTATCGGTAAAAAACAAAAAAAAATATTATTTAATCGCGGAAAGCAACCTAAATGACACGAAAATAACACGGGCAAAAGAAGCCGGCGGGTATGGCTTGGATTCACAGTGGTGCGATGATTTTCACCATTCCCTGCACACCCTTCTTACCGGAGAACAAACAGGATATTATTGTGATTTCCGGGGAATAGATCACATGGTAAAATCTCTTCGTGAAGGGTTTGCTTATTCTGGTGAATATTCATCTTTCAGGAAACGGCGTCATGGCAATTCCTCGCGGGACTGTCCTGCGTCGCAGTTTGTTGTATTTTCACAAAATCACGATCAAATCGGCAATCGAATGTTGGGAGAACGGTTTTCAACGTTGCTTTCATTCGAGGCATTAAAACTTGCTGCAGGCGTAACACTTTTCTCTCCTTATGTGCCGCTTTTATTCATGGGCGAAGAATACGGCGAGGAAGCCCCCTTTCTATACTTTGTGAGCCATTCGGACGAACATTTAATAGAGGCGGTAAGGCGTGGGAGAAAACATGAATTTCACACCTTTCAATGGAAAGGAGAGCCGCCGGACCCGCAGGACAGCGAGACATTTTTAAGGTCAAAGCTGCGATGGGAAAAAAGAGAAACAGGACAACATAAGACGCTCCTGGATTTTTATAAACGGTTAATTCATCTGAGAAAGACGATTCCCGATCTCTCCAACCCGGATAAGGACAAGCTTTCTGTGTGCGGGCTTGAAACGGAAAAGGTCGTATTCTTGCAAAGAGGGGAGGGGAAGGGAAACGCTCTTACGATATTTAATTTTAACGGGGCCGACCTGCTGCTGAAATCTCCTTTTCAGGAAAATCGTTGGAAATTGATCATTGACTCTTCAGATGGCATGTGGGGAGGACCCGGCTCGTTGTTGCGGAAAAAGGTGGAGCTCCATCCTGAAATTGCTCTGAGAAAACACAGTTTTATTACATTTATAAAGGAATAA
- the glgB gene encoding 1,4-alpha-glucan branching protein GlgB — MIADKNKSSDGIRDKESLLTEHDVYLFKEGNHFRLYEKLGSHVVTFHNEKGVYFAVWAPNAEKVSVIGNFNNWDKESHHLRAREDGSGIWEGFIPQLIEGAVYRYHIRSRYHNYQADKCDPFAFFGEVSPGSASIVRDLHYTWEDQEWMKHRSENNSMQAPLSIYEVHPGSWRRVPEAGNRFLNYREMAGYLAEYVKKMGFTHVEFLPVMEHPFYGSWGYQITGYFSPTSRYGTPQDFMYLVDFLHQNGIGVFLDWVPSHFPSDEHGLVYFDGSHLYEHADPRKGFHPDWTSYIFNYDRNEVRNFLVSNALFWLDKYHIDGLRVDAVASMLYLDYSRKDGEWIPNKYGGRENIEAVSFLKKFNETVYQFYPDVQTIAEESTAWPMVSRPTYIGGLGFGMKWNMGWMHDTLKYFSNDPIYRKYYMNQITFSILYAFTENFVLPLSHDEVVHGKGSLLGKMPGDEWQKFANLRLLFGYMYGHPGKKLIFMGGEFGQSKEWNHEESLEWHLLQYPVHQGLQEWIKDLNSFYRSEPAMHEIDFEYTGFEWIDFHDLDRNIICFLRKGKIEENQVLVVCNFTPVPRHNYRIGVPYGGFWKEALNSDAKPYNGSGHGNFGGVEASPLPSHGKYYSITLTLPPLGIVFFKREMGEK; from the coding sequence ATGATTGCAGACAAAAATAAAAGCAGTGACGGAATACGCGACAAAGAAAGCCTTTTAACAGAGCATGACGTTTATTTGTTTAAAGAAGGAAACCATTTCCGGCTTTATGAAAAACTCGGCTCGCATGTTGTAACCTTTCATAATGAGAAAGGCGTTTATTTTGCCGTATGGGCGCCAAATGCTGAAAAGGTATCCGTAATTGGCAACTTTAATAACTGGGACAAGGAATCCCATCATCTCAGGGCACGGGAGGACGGTTCCGGTATCTGGGAAGGATTTATTCCTCAGCTCATAGAGGGGGCGGTCTATCGCTACCATATCCGGTCACGATATCATAATTACCAGGCCGACAAATGTGATCCTTTTGCCTTTTTCGGCGAGGTTTCTCCGGGAAGTGCGTCTATTGTGAGGGATCTGCACTACACATGGGAGGATCAGGAATGGATGAAACATCGTTCCGAAAACAACAGTATGCAGGCGCCCCTGTCCATCTATGAGGTCCATCCTGGCTCATGGAGGAGAGTCCCGGAGGCAGGGAACCGGTTCCTGAATTACCGTGAAATGGCAGGGTATCTTGCGGAATATGTAAAAAAAATGGGATTTACACACGTCGAATTTCTTCCTGTCATGGAACACCCTTTTTATGGCTCCTGGGGGTACCAGATTACCGGATATTTCTCCCCGACGAGCAGATACGGAACGCCCCAGGATTTTATGTACTTGGTCGATTTTCTCCATCAGAACGGGATCGGTGTATTCCTTGACTGGGTGCCATCGCATTTCCCCTCTGATGAACATGGCCTTGTGTACTTTGACGGCAGCCATCTCTATGAACATGCGGATCCGAGGAAGGGGTTTCATCCTGACTGGACAAGTTATATCTTCAACTATGACAGGAATGAAGTGAGAAACTTTCTTGTCAGCAACGCCCTTTTCTGGCTTGACAAATATCATATTGACGGTCTCAGGGTAGATGCCGTAGCATCGATGTTGTACCTTGATTACTCAAGGAAAGATGGGGAGTGGATACCGAATAAATACGGTGGCAGGGAGAACATTGAGGCGGTCAGTTTTCTGAAAAAATTTAATGAAACGGTATATCAGTTTTATCCGGATGTCCAGACCATTGCCGAAGAATCGACTGCATGGCCCATGGTTTCGCGGCCAACGTATATCGGCGGCCTGGGTTTCGGAATGAAATGGAATATGGGATGGATGCACGATACGTTAAAATATTTCTCAAATGACCCGATTTATCGAAAATATTATATGAACCAAATCACGTTCAGTATCCTGTATGCCTTTACGGAAAACTTTGTTTTACCGCTTTCCCATGATGAAGTTGTGCATGGGAAGGGGTCCCTACTGGGAAAAATGCCGGGAGATGAGTGGCAAAAATTCGCGAATCTCAGGCTGTTGTTCGGATATATGTACGGACATCCGGGGAAGAAGCTGATCTTCATGGGTGGAGAATTCGGACAGTCAAAAGAGTGGAATCACGAGGAGAGTCTGGAATGGCATCTCCTTCAATACCCCGTGCATCAAGGGCTGCAGGAATGGATCAAAGATCTCAACTCCTTTTATAGGTCTGAACCTGCGATGCATGAGATTGATTTTGAGTACACGGGCTTCGAGTGGATAGACTTTCACGATTTGGACCGTAACATCATATGCTTCTTGCGGAAAGGGAAAATTGAAGAGAACCAGGTGCTGGTGGTATGTAATTTTACCCCGGTGCCAAGGCACAACTATCGAATTGGAGTTCCCTATGGCGGATTCTGGAAAGAAGCGCTGAACAGCGACGCGAAACCATACAACGGCAGCGGTCACGGGAATTTTGGCGGTGTCGAAGCAAGCCCGTTGCCTTCGCATGGAAAATATTATTCGATTACCTTGACGCTGCCTCCGCTTGGCATCGTGTTTTTCAAAAGAGAAATGGGTGAAAAATGA
- the treS gene encoding maltose alpha-D-glucosyltransferase: MQPKDMPLSEDPLWYKDAIIYELHVKAFFDSSGDGIGDFRGVTEKLDYLENLGVTALWLLPFYPSPLKDDGYDIANYFGIHPDYGTLRDFKIFIKEAHKRGLKVITELVLNHTSDQHKWFQASQKAKQKSKMKDFYVWSDTSEKYKDARIIFKDFEHSNWTWDPVSKAYYWHRFYSHQPDLNFTNPVVQKEMLRIIDYWLDMGVDGFRLDAVPYLYEREGTNCENLPETHDFLKKLRAHTEGTHKGAMLLAEANQWPEDAVAYFGKEDECHMSFHFPLMPRLFMSVWMEDRFPIIDIFDQTPLLPETCQWALFLRNHDELTLEMVTDEERDYMYQVYASDTVARINLGIRRRLAPLLGNNKRKIELMNALLFSLPGTPIIYYGDEIGMGDNFYLGDRNGVRTPMQWNVDRNAGFSRVNPQKLYLPVITDPEYHYEAINVENQERNRASLLWWMKRMISMRKRFKAFGRGSIEFLFPDNPKVLAFIRCYQDESILVVMNLSRFAQVVELDLSKFSNATLEDVFSGNKFPKITEAPYVLTINRHDYYWFLIRKETEAVRLAKDESIPELSVSGTWEMVFHGKTAVKLEKAVLPAYLKKSRWFGGKALEIHEVKIIENISLQKDTHSTQCILLEVKYHGKESDIYLLSFSYAIGKEAEKTLHDNPQEVALKLKVDDSEGIVYDSVYDEEFQKFILKMIEGRLSVKGTQGRLVVHTGKKLKQYRLKELLSKKSSVLKAEQSNSSLLYDKELFFKLYRHLYEGTNPEWEFGRFLGEDASFSNFPAFIGGIEYVRKGKSPISIGILQSFVPNQGDAWTYTLDALMAYFDRVFAKKNEIQEMPEMPFSLVERASQDMPLLFQELIGGVYLEMATLLGKRTAELHIALSKKTDNSDFCPEPFSLLYQRSLYQSMQSYLKKIFALLRKNMKKMPENTKELADKVASQEKRIIELYRNVFKKKFSAMKIRIHGDYHLGQVLYTGNDFFIIDFEGEPARGLSERRLKKSVLKDVAGMIRSFHYVANSALLKHVAIRPEDIPVLEPWANAWHQYVSGIFLKSYVETTKNTHLFPENTEDFTILLTSFLLEKAVYELGYELNNRPEWVSIPIKGILQLLDNNE, encoded by the coding sequence ATGCAGCCGAAAGATATGCCTCTCTCTGAAGATCCACTCTGGTACAAGGACGCGATCATTTATGAATTGCACGTAAAGGCATTCTTTGATTCCAGCGGCGACGGAATTGGTGATTTCAGGGGGGTTACGGAAAAACTGGATTATCTGGAAAATCTCGGAGTAACCGCTTTATGGCTACTGCCATTTTATCCGTCTCCTCTGAAGGATGACGGTTATGATATAGCTAATTATTTTGGTATCCACCCTGATTACGGAACATTGAGAGACTTCAAAATCTTCATCAAAGAAGCGCATAAAAGAGGTTTGAAGGTCATTACGGAACTTGTTCTCAATCATACCTCTGACCAACATAAATGGTTTCAGGCCTCGCAAAAGGCAAAACAGAAATCAAAAATGAAGGATTTTTATGTATGGAGCGATACGTCTGAAAAATATAAAGACGCACGAATAATTTTCAAGGACTTTGAGCATTCCAACTGGACATGGGATCCGGTCTCAAAGGCATATTATTGGCATCGGTTCTACTCCCATCAACCAGACTTGAATTTTACGAATCCGGTTGTGCAAAAAGAAATGCTCAGGATTATAGATTATTGGCTTGATATGGGGGTTGATGGTTTTCGTCTGGACGCGGTGCCATATCTTTATGAAAGGGAGGGCACAAATTGTGAAAATCTCCCAGAGACCCATGACTTCTTAAAAAAACTGAGAGCGCACACCGAAGGCACACACAAGGGCGCTATGCTCCTGGCGGAAGCAAACCAGTGGCCTGAAGATGCCGTTGCGTATTTCGGCAAAGAAGACGAATGTCATATGTCCTTCCATTTTCCCTTGATGCCACGATTGTTTATGTCGGTATGGATGGAAGACAGATTCCCGATCATCGATATCTTTGATCAGACCCCGCTCTTGCCGGAAACGTGCCAATGGGCTCTTTTCCTGAGAAACCACGATGAGCTTACCCTTGAAATGGTGACCGATGAAGAACGAGACTATATGTATCAGGTATACGCGAGCGATACTGTCGCAAGAATAAACCTTGGCATTCGAAGACGGTTGGCTCCCCTGCTGGGAAACAACAAAAGAAAGATAGAACTTATGAATGCACTCCTTTTTTCCCTGCCCGGCACGCCCATTATTTATTATGGAGATGAGATTGGGATGGGCGACAATTTTTACCTTGGCGACAGAAATGGCGTAAGAACACCCATGCAATGGAATGTTGATAGAAACGCGGGATTTTCACGAGTAAATCCACAGAAACTTTATTTGCCGGTCATTACGGACCCGGAATATCATTATGAAGCGATTAACGTTGAAAATCAGGAGAGGAACCGCGCATCACTTCTCTGGTGGATGAAACGGATGATCTCCATGAGAAAACGGTTTAAGGCATTTGGGCGGGGAAGCATAGAATTTCTTTTCCCTGACAACCCAAAAGTGCTCGCATTTATTCGTTGCTATCAGGATGAATCAATCCTTGTCGTCATGAATCTCTCACGGTTTGCCCAGGTGGTGGAACTTGACCTTTCAAAATTTTCGAATGCTACACTGGAAGATGTGTTCAGCGGGAATAAATTTCCCAAAATAACGGAGGCCCCTTATGTGCTGACTATCAACAGACATGATTATTACTGGTTTCTGATACGAAAAGAGACGGAGGCGGTGAGGCTTGCAAAAGATGAAAGTATCCCCGAACTGAGCGTAAGCGGTACATGGGAAATGGTTTTTCACGGAAAAACAGCGGTAAAACTGGAAAAAGCAGTTCTCCCTGCTTATCTGAAAAAAAGCAGATGGTTTGGAGGCAAGGCATTAGAGATTCACGAGGTCAAAATAATTGAAAATATTTCATTGCAGAAAGATACGCATTCCACGCAATGTATCCTGCTGGAGGTAAAATATCATGGCAAGGAATCAGATATTTACCTCCTTTCTTTTTCCTATGCGATCGGGAAAGAAGCGGAAAAAACGTTGCATGATAATCCACAGGAAGTGGCGCTGAAACTGAAGGTCGATGACAGTGAAGGGATTGTGTATGACAGCGTCTATGATGAAGAATTTCAAAAATTTATATTGAAAATGATTGAAGGCAGGTTGTCGGTGAAAGGCACACAGGGAAGACTTGTTGTTCATACCGGAAAAAAGCTGAAACAATACAGGCTGAAAGAATTGCTTTCAAAAAAATCATCTGTTCTAAAAGCGGAGCAGAGCAATTCATCATTGCTCTACGACAAAGAACTTTTTTTCAAACTGTACCGGCATCTGTATGAGGGAACGAATCCGGAGTGGGAGTTTGGCAGATTTCTTGGCGAAGACGCATCGTTTTCCAATTTTCCGGCATTTATCGGGGGAATAGAGTACGTAAGAAAAGGAAAGAGTCCGATATCGATCGGCATCCTCCAGAGCTTTGTCCCCAATCAGGGAGATGCCTGGACATATACCCTCGATGCTTTAATGGCGTATTTTGACAGGGTCTTCGCAAAAAAGAATGAAATTCAGGAAATGCCAGAGATGCCATTTTCACTTGTAGAAAGAGCTTCACAGGATATGCCCTTGTTGTTTCAGGAATTAATTGGAGGGGTGTACCTTGAGATGGCGACTCTTTTGGGAAAAAGAACGGCCGAATTGCACATCGCGTTGTCAAAAAAAACTGATAATAGCGATTTTTGTCCCGAACCGTTTTCCCTGCTGTATCAAAGATCTCTGTATCAATCAATGCAATCGTATCTGAAAAAGATCTTTGCCCTGCTCAGAAAAAACATGAAAAAAATGCCGGAGAACACAAAAGAATTAGCTGATAAAGTAGCATCGCAGGAAAAAAGAATAATAGAACTCTATAGAAACGTCTTTAAAAAGAAATTTTCCGCTATGAAAATAAGGATACACGGCGATTATCATCTGGGCCAGGTTCTTTACACGGGGAATGATTTTTTTATTATTGATTTTGAAGGAGAACCTGCCAGGGGCCTTAGTGAAAGGAGATTAAAAAAATCCGTATTAAAAGACGTGGCGGGCATGATACGGTCTTTCCATTACGTGGCAAATTCCGCTCTCCTGAAACATGTCGCCATTCGCCCGGAAGATATTCCCGTATTGGAGCCATGGGCGAATGCATGGCATCAATATGTGTCAGGGATTTTCCTGAAATCATATGTCGAAACGACAAAAAACACCCATCTGTTTCCGGAAAATACTGAGGATTTTACCATACTGCTGACGTCCTTTCTTTTGGAAAAGGCTGTGTATGAGCTGGGATACGAATTAAATAACCGGCCGGAGTGGGTATCTATCCCCATAAAAGGAATTTTACAACTCTTGGATAATAACGAATGA